GAATTCTATTGTAAATTTATGAGTACTTCAAATGTAATTCGCTGTATTCGTTGGCCTTTTGGTTTTTAAAGTTGAATTCTGGTAGTTAGCAAATGGGCCGGAATAGGAGAGCATTAAACTTCTTCGTCGTTGTTTAGTTTCATGTATACATAATGACCTTCTGGTTGGCTTTTAACTTATTAGCAGTTTCTTTTTGGTGCTTCTTTCCGTGTTGGTGTTCTCTTTTTGGCCCCTAATCATACTGAGATTCTGAATGTGTACTGATGTGTTTTGGCATCTGGTTTCAGTGACATGGCCGTGAATAATCAGAAACTACAGGAACAGTTTGACGCTGAAGCATTGACTTCTTCTAATCATTGTTCGAAAAGTGGGAAGCCTATTTTTGAAGGggtttgtatttttgttggtgGATTTAATGTGGTGCCATCTAGTCAAGGTTTTGATGAATGAACTTGGCGATCCTCATTAAATGCATAGAGGTGTTACcaaaatacttgaaaattttcttttccctaGGTGCTGTGAGGGTGTATAATAAAGCATGGGGAGGACGCTTTGAGAATTATTATTCAAGGCATCGTGTCACTCATATCATATGCAGTAACCTTCCAGACAGTACAATCAGGAACACGAGGTACACAGTCCATTGCTAATTTTGACATTCAAAGCTGATAATTTAGCATTTATCGAACTTTTATAATTTCCATTGTTCGTAATTTATTCCAGGTCCTTAGTGGCGTGTTACCAGTAGTGAAATCTGCATGACTGATGGACTGATGGATTCTATTGCTGCAAAtaaactaataagatatatgttttaatctttgtttggcattttttattcCCTAAGCAGTTTTAATTTACATCCCCTTTTCTCGTTTCTTTTGTATGTAACTTTTTGCAATGATCATAGTATATATTACTAAATTTACTTGATGAGGATATACACCGTTATTGAGTTTTGATTTGACAGAGTCTAGGCTACATTTCATTGGCACATGGAGAAACTGGTACTGATTGGGTGCTTTTGCAGTTTTAGGTACATAAGTTCTAGTGTTAATGTTTCTACTTGAAGAACATCTATAATCCATGTGGACATGGTAAGTTCTGTGCTCAAGGTTTTTAAACGCTAGGTTGTAGTCCATGTCTGTTTTGCTATCATGAATAGTTCGTTTGTTAAATTGTTTACTTGGAGTCTATCATCATTAGCATGGTTAAAGTCATGTTACAAGTCTTCAATAATGCCTATCACAAGCAAAAACAAGTTTGAAGTCTATTTGAAGAAAATGGATAACTCTAACTTGATATACCTTTGGTTTTTTGTGAACACCTTTTCATCTAATATCCAATCAAGTGATCatactttatttttctttttcatatttttggcccattttcttaccttttgaaaatattcaaaaaattcatattttggtaatttgaatGATCATATGATCTGGAGTATAGagattatgttaatatttaattttaatccaTTATTTATGATGCTTTCATGCCTGAAATTTCCGtagttcaaatatatatggTACGTCTCTTTTCTTGTTATGGTAAAATTTGTTACCTGGAAAAGTGAAATTAAGCATTTTAGAAAGTTGAGATATTTTGAAGTTTAAAGAATCCAAATACGTCAAAGTGTGTTAAAATGCCTAATTTCATGTTTCCTGGTCATCATTCTCAAATTTGCTACAACAAATCAACCAATCACCATATATCTTCTATGAACAGAAATTTGGTTGATTATGAACCTTTATTGGGTTCATGTTATGTATCAACAAGATATCTCGATACTCCAATGAAGTGATCAGtcatctttgatatttttggcttgttgtaattttgaaattattaaaaaactcataattCAATAATTTGAATGATCATATGATTGGGAATATTAGATATGTAGTAGTTAACTTGAATCCATTATGTTGAGGTTTTTGGGTTCCATTTTTGTGTGGttcaaatacacacacacacacacacacacacacacacacatatatttgttGTAGCCAATGTGTACAGTGTTACtcaagaaaatgaaattcaGTGTTTTAGCAAGTTGAcagattttggatttttgagGTGTCCAAATATGTCAAGTGtgttaatacttaattttaatcCCTTATTATGAGGCTCTGGGGCGTCAACTTTTCATGGCTTGAATATgtatagtaaatttatttatttcttatggtAATTTTGTACAGTGTTacccaaaaaaatgaaattaagtaTTTTAGCAAGTTAACAGATTTGGAATTCAGAGGCATCCAAATACTCAAATGTGTTAAAATTcctaatttcatgtttctagTTCATTCTCTCCAAATTTACTACAATAAATAAGCTAATTAGCATATATCTTTCTGACAACAGAAATTTGGTGATTATTGACCTCAACATGTTGGGTTCAATTTTTGTATCTAACTATCTAGTTCCCTAatgatgtgatatttttttcgTGATTTTTGCCCATCtgcataatttttgaaaatattaaaaaattgtttttttctgtaactaaaaaaaattaaaaaattcattgttCGGTAATTTGAATGATCATATGATTTGGAGCATAGGGATATGTTACTGCTTAACTTTAATCCATTGTTATCAGGCTTTTGGATCTCATATTTCTATGGTTTGAATATATATGgtaaatttgtttatttgttaAGGCAAATTTGTACAGTTTTACCTGAAAACATAAAGTTAAGCATTTTAGCAAGTTGACAGATTTGGAATTCTTAGGCATGAAAATATGTCAAATGTgttaaaatgattaatttatgtttttgtgTCATTCTTTCCAAATTTGCTACAACAAATCAACCAATCCATCATAATAGCTGCTAACAACAGAAATTTGGTCAATTATCGACCTCAATATATTGGGTTCAAGTTATGTATCAACATATCtcaatagttaaaaaatttcTGATCACTCTTTTCCCATAGTTTTTTGCCTGTTTACATGACTtctgaaaatattaaaatattcatAATTCGGTAATTTGAATGATCATATGATTTGGAGTATAGTTATATGTTAATACATAACTTTAATCATTGTTATGGGGCTTTCGGGTCCCAAGTTTCTGtggtttgaatatatatatggtaaatttatttatttggtaaAGCAATTTTGTACAGCATTACccagaaaaatgaaattaagcATCTAGCAAGTTGACATATTTGGAATTCTGAGGCATCCAAATGTGTGAAATGTGTTAAAATGCctaatttcatgtttttgggTCATCCTTCCCTAATTTGCTACAACAAATCAGCCAATCTACCATATATCATCTAACAACATAAATTTGGCTGATTATTGAGCTCAACATATTGGGTTCAAGTTAAAGCAATTTTGTATAGTGTTaccaagaaaaatgaatttaagCATTTTAGCAAGTTGACATATTTTGAATTCTGAGGCATCCAAATGTGTCAAATGTGTTAGCATGCCTAATTTCATGTTTCTGAGTCATCCTTTACAAATTTTCTACAACAAATCAGCCAATCTACCATATATCATCTAACAGCAGACATTTGGTTGATTATCGGGCTCAACATATTGGGTGCAAGTTATGATATCTCAATGCTCCAATCATgtaatcacttttttttttttttttcatatttttggctagttttttgtaatttttgaaaatattaaaaaattcataatttggTAATTTGAATAATCATATGATTGGTAGTATTGGGGTTTGTCGGTACTTGACTTGAAACTATTATTTTGAGGTTTTCAGGTCTCAAATTTATGTTGTTAGTAGATATTTTCTAACAGAAATTTGGTTGGTATCGAACTCAACATATTAGGTTCAAGTTAAGCATCAACATTTCTCATGGTAAGTTCCTCAGCCCTGGATCGgtttataggttttgaaacagaATAATCTGAAAAAGAAGTTGTAGAATGCTTCTGTGATATTCTCCTTTCTGACCTATCTTTACTAGAAATTTGAGCTCATCAAGAAAGAACCCGATGATCTCCTTGAGTAAGAAAGTACTCAACTTTTGTGAAAACTACTGCATTACAATTGTTTATTCCCCTCTGAACCACATAAAAAGTCTTGCTGGGAAGTAGAGAGATAACTGCCATCTTAGAACTAGGAACTACGTCCTATAGAATAGCAGATCTATACAAATTCAAATACTAATGTAGCTGATATAActgacagaaaataaaaaataaactgacaaaagaaaacagaacatagcagaatattttaaaacataatattagCACACTTAGCTCTGCCCTAAGCCGGCCTTCTTTCCACGAGCAAACTGATTATAGACTTTCCCACTAAATGGGTCCACTTCACCAAATCTGACTGATACACTTGCTACCCCATAACATCTCATTACTCCCAATCATGTGGTCacccttttttatttgttcCCATAGTTTTGACCCATTTTcgtaatcttttaaaatattcaaaaactcATTTAATGTCTCAAAATGCTCCTTGAATATTTCAGATCATCATATAGTGGCGATGGAGAGATTGACCGGCTTCTTCTCTAGGTGTCCCTTTTGTCCCCACATTTTTGGCTTGTAAGAATTGTTACTATGGTGTGAAGTGAGAACAAGGACCATGCTAGGTTTAATTTTcagtatattaattttattgtacTATCATTTGATTCACTCCCCAACTTTGTACAAAAAAGGGTTAGATGCTTGAACAATTCATATCTCAGTTTGTCTGCCTAGATGCTTGTTTCCTGTTTGTTTACTTCAAAGATGATAATGTAGAAATTTGGAGTTTTCTGCAAATGGTCTTGGTACAAGGACCAGCTAAATAACgttgtatattatttatttatttattttttggtaaatgCAGTTACAATCAAAGGCTCCTCTTTGGCTATCTCAAGTATGCCTAAGTTTATGAGAATTTGTCTTGGTACTTTTTTTGCCATGTGTTGACTCTACgtacataaatttcatttaaatcaCCAACCATAGTTTCTGGATCTTAACTTGGATTGTAGGATCAATATGATCCTACTTTTCATTTTCATGGAATCTGTTCAGATTGCACACTGTATCATGTTTTGGTAGGACCAATATAAGATCACATGATTGGATCTGAATCATTTCTATGCGATCCTACTGAACTCATATTTTGGGATAAAATGTGCCCTTTTTACTGCATTTCTATGCGATCCTACTGAACTCATCTAATTGCAAAGCAATGTGATGGTTGCGTACACAACCTACTCTTTcccaaccctcacaaagcaGGACACCACTTGATACGAGGATGCCTTTTTATTAGcatgttgatttattttttctttttattagcatgttgatttattttttctttaattgtaCTTATAGGTGTTGaaatatagttttaattttttattattattactttgtTGATTTAATGGTGCCTTTGTAGTAACAATATGGTTTCTCCTTTGTGAACGGAAGATCACGtgttcaagttgtggaaataaCCTAATTGCAAGGCAATGTGAAGTTTTCGTACACAACCTACTCTCCCCTAACCCTTACAAAGCGGGAAATCATTTGCTACTAAGATACCTTTTTATTAgtatgttgatttatttttttccttaattgtaCTTATTCGtgttgaaatgtattttttaatcttttaatgttattactATGCTGGTTTAGTGGGCAAGAATTTGTAACAACGATATGGTTGATCATTTGTGAATGGAAGGTTGCAGGTTCGAGTTGTGGAAATAACCTAATTGCAAAGCAATGTGATGGTTGCATACACAACCTACTCTCTCCCAACCCTTACAAAGCAAGACACCACTTGTTGTGAGGTTGCATTTTTATTAgtatgttgatttattttttcccttaattGAACTTGTAGgtgttgaaattaatttttaattttttattgttgttactATTTTGGTTTAGTGGGCAAGCCTTCGTAGTAATGATATGGTTTCTCATTTGTGAATGAAAGATCACGAGTTCGAATTGCGGAAATTACCTAATTGCA
This genomic stretch from Diospyros lotus cultivar Yz01 chromosome 1, ASM1463336v1, whole genome shotgun sequence harbors:
- the LOC127811234 gene encoding DNA repair protein REV1-like isoform X2, whose protein sequence is MLHFLLSSFRSSLFSDSASDMAVNNQKLQEQFDAEALTSSNHCSKSGKPIFEGVCIFVGGFNVVPSSQGAVRVYNKAWGGRFENYYSRHRVTHIICSNLPDSTIRNTSFRYISSSVNVST
- the LOC127811234 gene encoding DNA repair protein REV1-like isoform X4 is translated as MLHFLLSSFRSSLFSDSASDMAVNNQKLQEQFDAEALTSSNHCSKSGKPIFEGVCIFVGGFNVVPSSQGAVRVYNKAWGGRFENYYSRHRVTHIICSNLPDSTIRNTRSL
- the LOC127811234 gene encoding DNA repair protein REV1-like isoform X3, producing MLHFLLSSFRSSLFSDSASDMAVNNQKLQEQFDAEALTSSNHCSKSGKPIFEGVCIFVGGFNVVPSSQGAVRVYNKAWGGRFENYYSRHRVTHIICSNLPDSTIRNTRFGN